In Lolium rigidum isolate FL_2022 chromosome 7, APGP_CSIRO_Lrig_0.1, whole genome shotgun sequence, the DNA window AAATTGGCCCTACCTATCAAACACGCGTTTGCATTGGGCCGCTAGATATCTAATTCAGAGAGGGAGTAATGGTGTTCCTCGAGCCAAACAACCGAATTACTATTGTGTGTTGTATGATGCCATCTTGCTCCTCTAACCAAAGACTCGGACTGAAACCATACTAACCATACTGTTTCATTCTATTTCAATAGTTCAAGGAGAGCTACctcaacaaaaaaaatagttcaaCGAGAGCGGCGATTCTTCTGTGCATGGGATACCATGTGCATGGGATACCCTTGCGTTCCCGGACCTGCGGAAGGTGGTCACCCAGGAGGCCCCGACTCCGCAGGCCAAGCGCACGCCGACAATCCCGTatgcaaggaagaagaagggggccGGGGTCACGGCGACACGCAAGAGCGCGAGATGCAAGGATACGATGCCGGTCATGGAGAAGGCGCAGAGGAGGGCGAGCGAGAAGAACCTCGAGGCTATCACCATCATCGACGACAAACCGTAGGAGCTGGAGGGCACTGGCCAGACAGGCGGAGAGGAACTTGCTGGACGCGGCTCTAGACAAGGCTAGAAGGCTATACGCGAGGGAGAGGACCTGGAGGGCCCATCCATTCTAGTCTTCTAGCTTGTATCGGTGTTCGTTTGGGGGGTGGGTTGCCCTGTTGTGGTGGGATCTGGGTAATGGTGTAGTAGGTCTCAATCTTGTAGCAGGCGGTGGGTGGCGCTGCTTATGTGTGTCAGGTCTCAGACTCGTTTGTATGGTTATCTGccgttgtggctttattaatttaaagctgggcttaggccttatgtttaaaaaaaagtGCACGAAAATATTGTGTTTCATTCCGAATCATTACGTTTCAGATTTTCCAAAATACGGAGTATAACGGAACATAATGTTACTTGCAATGAATCACAACGCAAAAAACAATGCGATCCCGTGCACGGAAAAGAATCTTTTCTGGCAGTTCAATAGATTCTACACTTCAACAATTATCTACATTCATCATTCTTTTGCGGGATAGTTCATCATTTCATTATGATACAATATTTATTTTTGCAGATTTCCTGCAACCGGACACAACATCCGGCCGTCTTCAAATGGACGGGACGTTGAGCGGCTTCCTCACGGAGAACCCGCCGTCCACCATAAGATTATGCCCAGTGATGTACTTGGCGTCGTCAGAAGCCAGAAACACGGCCGTCCTCGCCACGTCCTCCGCGCGAAGCACTAGGCCGCCACCCATCTCGTTGAAATCCTCGTCGAACACCCGCCTGACagcctcctcgtcgccggcgccAGCCCCCACTGATGGGAGCCCCAGCATCTCCCTCACGGACCGCGTCCCCATGGACGTCGCGATGGCGTACGGAGAGATGGCGTTCACCCTCACGCCGCGCGCCgctagctccgccgccgccgtccgcaccATGCCGACGACGGCCGTCTTGGAGACGCTGTACGCGTAGGGGCCCGACCCGCCCAGAAcgcccgccgtgctggccgtgcaCAGGATGCACCCCTGGCTGCGCGGGACCATGGCCCGCGCCGCGTGCTTGATGCCGGCGGCCACGCCCCGGAGGTTGACGGCCATGACGCGGTCGAAGTCGGCCATGTCCATGGACTCGATGGGGCCGCCCGCGTAGTTCCCGCCCGTTATGCCGGCGTTGTTAAACATGACGTCGAGGCGGCCGTGGCGCGCCACGGCGAGGTCCACGGCGGCCGCCACCTGCGCCTCGTCGGTAACGTCGCAGCGGGCGTAGCAGGCCGTGTCCTCCGGGCCGCCGAGCTCGGCCGCGACGGCGTGGCCGAGGTCGTCCTGGACGTCGGCGATGATGACCTTGGCGCCGTTTCTGACAAACTCGGCGGCCGTCGCCTTTCCGATGCCGCTCGCAGCTCCGGTGATGATGGCCACCTTCCCGGCCAACCTGCCAGAGCCGGAGGACGCGGAGAGGAGGCGAAACGAGCCTGAGCTCGCCCTTCCTGCTGCCCCACTCTTCGTCTTCGTCGCGCTACACTCTCAAAGAGCAACCCAGCTGCAGAGCATCAATATATGGCGATCGACTTTCTCCGGCCACAAGATGACACAAAACCCAATCTCAAGTTTACCTGAGAAGGAGACGCATTGCTTGGAACATCCTTGACGTATCGTGAGCTCGTGATATGCGCGCTTCGTGTCTGACCAAACCTGAGCTAGGCGATCCCAGCTGATTTAACGTAGCCTCAAACCATCTTTCCAATCAGTTGGCACAATTAAGAATCACTGGCCTCTGTGTCCCAGGTGATCGACATCGATGGCCCGGGAGAGTGACAGCAGACGACTGTGGTGCGATGCGATGTGAGTAAAGACGCACGCTACGCACTCCGTGGAGGCAGCTAGTCATCGCTGCCGCTGTCGCCATAGATAATTATGATCATGAGGTACGCGCGTTTCGCACGAGTGGACTAAGAAAATCCAAGCTTCCATCCAGCCTTAGATACGGATCTTGCTGACGAGTGGTTCACCCCCATGAGAAATGACTTAGTCTGCACCAAACCACTATGTTATTTTGAGACCAACTGCCCTAATCCTTCTTCAGTAATGTGCACGGCACAAATATTTAAAATCTTTAATCTTTTCAGGCAGCCAAGTGCGGATGTGGGATGTAAAGCGCAATACAACAGGCGAAGATCCTGAATAGAACTTGCAGCTGCCCTTATCAGACAAAACCAAACACGGGAATACAACGTTAAGCTAAGTTTTTCGGCCCCTGATTTAACAGCGTTTTGGAGCCACCTGTCCAGGTAGGAGGCGCCGATATTTTTGTAAGGGTGAAGaaaaaggtgaagtgttttcagcTTCACCCCATTGCAGTAATGGTTTTCAAGAACTTTGTCAACTTTGCCAATGCGATCGATTTTTTCTTTCCTCATATCTCTTTAAAGTCAAACCAAGTGTCTGGTCACAGAGTATGAGGTTGGAATAGCATCTCCAGAAATGCAGAAAAACACGAGACACACAGGCAGCACGAGCAGCGTCTTGCACATGCAGAAGAGAACGTATATGATGTAAATGGTATTGTTGCATTGGTCTTACAATTCTCTTTCatttcatatatatttatatactTTTTTTAACATATTATAATTAAAAATCACAGTCAGAATTATAAGTTGTTAACCAACAAAATTTAAATGTGCCTTATTTTTTAAGACGGATGGGAGGACTAGAAATATGCGGGTTGTTTATGTCTTCAACTGAGAAGACATTTGCACCCAACAAGGCATGCACCGAtgtgttaaaatttaaaaatcaaaATCTAGGCTGGAGAACAGAAAGCTAAATGTTAGCACTTCGGCCTCACAAATACCACCAAAGCACAAGCTCGCCCGCTCTAGAAAAACTGGCCAGAAAAGAATTAACTGTAATATCCTCCCGTCTCGTCACTGGAGGCTGCGGCTATGGATTGACGAGGAAGGAACTGGGCCGTT includes these proteins:
- the LOC124677298 gene encoding short-chain dehydrogenase reductase 3a-like, translating into MFQAMRLLLSATKTKSGAAGRASSGSFRLLSASSGSGRLAGKVAIITGAASGIGKATAAEFVRNGAKVIIADVQDDLGHAVAAELGGPEDTACYARCDVTDEAQVAAAVDLAVARHGRLDVMFNNAGITGGNYAGGPIESMDMADFDRVMAVNLRGVAAGIKHAARAMVPRSQGCILCTASTAGVLGGSGPYAYSVSKTAVVGMVRTAAAELAARGVRVNAISPYAIATSMGTRSVREMLGLPSVGAGAGDEEAVRRVFDEDFNEMGGGLVLRAEDVARTAVFLASDDAKYITGHNLMVDGGFSVRKPLNVPSI